From the genome of Polyangiaceae bacterium, one region includes:
- the gspD gene encoding type II secretion system secretin GspD encodes MNRRSRFSSTALMLVLTASTGTAFAQQTPPIRSRPTTAAPKAQLKQPTARPVPAPVPPGAVAPTRPGATQPDDKPPPGAQGALPGNMDAIAKATDIPFKAKPMGHMVKFNLQDADLAELVNHISGMTGKRFIYGPKVRQIKATVVSPAPVSLAEAYQAFLSILEANGMTVIPHGRFLKIVDSGGVVGNATPIYSRGAPVPDVDRFVTRLYRLKYVSAEEASQLLTKFKSKEGDISIHSAGQLLILTDTGAQVRRMIRIIEEIDVGGAGSRMWIEPVHYGSASEMAKRINELFELQGGQPGQPGSGGGSGGLAKVVADEQTNSLIVVGTEDSYLKLLELLKRIDTQPAAEGRVRVLPLQHATAEELANVLNQMLSGQAGGQPGQPGQPGGAGNSMFEGQVKVIPDKATNSLIITSSGRDYANMRLVVDRLDMARRQVFIEAVIMDVSVDHSMRLGVSFHGGTTSDLGGGSDTLFLGGFEAANSLTFPANPDLLQGVALGARGPELAGTSNLLPTGLSIPAFGIVLNALAQSGDANVLATPHILATDNTKAEISVGENIPLQENLAGGSSLASSLAGAQGGAAAAALPFLGNLGFNSPRQDVGTKIKVTPHINEANQVRLEIEQEISERGATSGSLGAVSITKRTANTTVVVDDQQTIVIGGLMRDAVVKSRRKVPVLGDLPVLGFLFRHSEEATRKTNLLLILTPTVISNQTDLRKIFERKMQERQEFIDRYFVFSGQDWQPPRDYTRTNGLVEDIRQAYMQLDERVRLEEESSPKARKEHRPTEPIELPHTVKPGGGGSVTPAPAAPAPTPTRRPRRTTPRNTPQRPTSPAPRPSGSLDQGPAININPVARSVNVERSE; translated from the coding sequence ATGAACCGCCGATCTCGATTCAGCTCGACCGCCCTGATGCTGGTGCTCACCGCCAGCACTGGGACGGCTTTCGCTCAGCAGACCCCTCCCATCCGCTCGCGTCCGACCACCGCTGCTCCCAAAGCGCAGTTGAAACAGCCTACGGCGCGTCCCGTGCCGGCGCCGGTGCCGCCCGGCGCCGTGGCGCCCACCCGACCCGGCGCGACCCAGCCCGATGACAAGCCGCCACCCGGTGCGCAGGGCGCGTTGCCTGGCAACATGGACGCGATCGCGAAGGCGACGGACATTCCCTTCAAGGCCAAGCCCATGGGGCACATGGTCAAGTTCAATCTGCAGGACGCGGACCTGGCGGAGCTCGTCAACCACATCAGTGGCATGACCGGCAAGCGCTTCATCTACGGTCCCAAAGTCCGGCAGATCAAGGCGACGGTAGTCTCTCCCGCGCCCGTGAGCTTGGCCGAGGCGTATCAGGCCTTCCTGTCGATTCTGGAAGCGAATGGCATGACGGTGATCCCGCACGGTCGCTTCCTGAAGATCGTGGACAGTGGCGGAGTCGTGGGCAATGCCACGCCGATCTACTCGCGGGGCGCTCCCGTGCCCGACGTCGACCGCTTCGTTACGCGCCTCTACCGCTTGAAATACGTCTCGGCCGAAGAAGCCAGCCAGCTGCTCACCAAGTTCAAGAGCAAAGAAGGCGACATCAGTATCCACAGCGCGGGGCAGCTGCTGATCCTCACCGACACGGGCGCTCAGGTGCGCCGCATGATTCGCATCATCGAGGAAATCGACGTTGGCGGCGCTGGCAGTCGCATGTGGATCGAGCCTGTGCACTACGGCTCGGCCAGCGAGATGGCCAAGCGGATCAACGAGCTGTTCGAACTGCAGGGCGGGCAGCCCGGGCAGCCCGGTTCGGGTGGCGGGTCCGGTGGTTTGGCGAAGGTAGTGGCCGACGAGCAGACGAATTCCCTGATCGTCGTCGGAACCGAGGATTCGTATCTGAAGCTGCTGGAGCTGTTGAAGCGCATCGACACGCAGCCCGCGGCAGAGGGACGCGTGCGGGTGCTGCCACTGCAGCACGCCACGGCGGAAGAGCTGGCCAACGTGCTCAACCAAATGCTCAGCGGGCAGGCCGGGGGGCAGCCAGGCCAACCTGGTCAGCCCGGGGGCGCAGGCAACAGCATGTTCGAGGGACAGGTCAAGGTCATTCCAGACAAGGCCACCAACTCCTTGATCATCACTTCGTCGGGTCGTGACTACGCCAACATGCGACTGGTAGTGGACCGCCTGGACATGGCGCGTCGCCAAGTCTTCATCGAGGCGGTGATCATGGATGTGTCCGTGGACCACTCCATGCGCCTAGGCGTGTCGTTTCATGGCGGCACCACCTCGGACCTCGGTGGCGGCAGTGACACGTTGTTCTTGGGCGGCTTCGAAGCGGCCAACTCCCTGACCTTTCCCGCCAATCCGGATCTGCTGCAAGGCGTCGCGCTCGGCGCTCGTGGTCCGGAACTGGCCGGCACCAGTAACCTGCTGCCCACGGGACTTTCCATCCCGGCGTTCGGCATCGTGCTCAACGCCCTCGCCCAGAGTGGCGATGCAAACGTGCTGGCCACGCCCCACATCCTGGCGACGGACAACACGAAGGCAGAGATCAGTGTGGGCGAGAACATCCCGCTACAAGAGAATCTGGCCGGCGGTAGCAGTCTCGCGTCCTCTTTGGCTGGAGCGCAAGGTGGGGCCGCGGCTGCGGCGCTACCTTTCCTGGGCAACCTCGGCTTCAACTCGCCGCGGCAGGACGTCGGCACCAAGATCAAGGTCACTCCCCATATCAACGAGGCCAACCAGGTCCGCCTCGAGATCGAACAAGAGATCAGCGAGCGCGGCGCGACCAGTGGGTCGCTTGGTGCCGTGTCCATCACCAAGCGGACCGCGAACACCACGGTCGTGGTCGACGATCAGCAGACCATCGTCATCGGCGGCTTGATGCGCGACGCGGTGGTGAAGAGTCGTCGCAAGGTCCCCGTCCTCGGTGACCTGCCCGTGCTCGGCTTCTTGTTCCGCCACTCCGAGGAGGCAACGCGCAAGACGAACCTGCTCCTGATCCTCACGCCCACGGTGATCAGCAATCAGACGGATTTGCGCAAGATCTTCGAACGCAAGATGCAGGAGCGTCAGGAGTTCATCGATCGCTACTTCGTGTTCTCCGGTCAGGACTGGCAGCCGCCGCGAGACTACACGCGGACGAACGGCCTGGTAGAGGACATCCGCCAAGCCTACATGCAGCTGGACGAGCGCGTGCGCTTGGAAGAGGAGAGCTCGCCGAAAGCGCGCAAGGAGCACCGGCCCACCGAGCCCATCGAACTCCCGCACACGGTCAAGCCCGGTGGTGGTGGCAGCGTGACGCCCGCGCCCGCGGCTCCGGCACCGACGCCCACGCGCCGCCCGCGGCGCACGACGCCGCGCAATACTCCCCAGCGACCGACCTCGCCCGCGCCGCGCCCCAGCGGAAGTTTGGACCAGGGACCTGCCATCAACATCAACCCCGTCGCGCGCAGCGTGAACGTCGAACGCTCGGAGTAG
- the gspE gene encoding type II secretion system ATPase GspE: MVEQRALGNILIRRGVVTPESLEPLYEQQRERGTGLMELLVQSKEISEAAVARALADECGLEFLERIETEHVPLEPATRLPITYSKNHRLLVVAEEEDVVTVVCGDPLDTDALDDVRAAFGKRVITRVAAPSIVVDAINRVYERQDTSSELESDEDIRDDDEVDILESDEDAPIIRWVNGLFFAAVKERASDIHIEPEEKEVVVRFRIDGQLYVARRASRQFLSSVVARVKIMAGLNIAEKRLPQDGRISLRIAGRSIDVRVSSIPTSRDYERIVMRLLHKTNILLDLNELGFSERDYHVMSALIRRPNGIILVTGPTGSGKTTTLYACLNKINRPNINILTAEDPVEYEIQGIHQLPVQPKIGLSFASALRAFLRQDPDVIMVGEIRDRETAEIAIHASMTGHLVLSTIHTNDAAGAVTRLVEMEVEPFLVRSTVIGILAQRLVRLLCTNCREPYEASDFELRQLGIDPERTRWRDARPLSSRYEVHGVPYVPVGWRGPGMPTVYRAKGCDKCEGKGFTGRAGIYELLVMDDVVGSLVLKNADAQTIKRAAQGTGMDSLRDDGARKVLQGVTTVEEVVAATQEDIIIDE, translated from the coding sequence GTGGTGGAGCAACGCGCCCTCGGCAACATCCTGATTCGCCGCGGCGTGGTCACGCCCGAGTCCCTGGAGCCGCTCTACGAGCAACAGCGGGAGCGGGGCACGGGGCTGATGGAGCTCCTCGTGCAGTCCAAGGAGATCAGCGAGGCTGCGGTGGCGCGTGCGCTGGCAGACGAGTGTGGACTCGAGTTCCTGGAGCGAATCGAGACGGAGCACGTGCCCCTGGAGCCTGCCACGCGTCTGCCCATCACCTACTCGAAGAACCACCGGCTGCTGGTGGTCGCCGAAGAGGAAGACGTGGTCACGGTGGTGTGCGGGGACCCCTTGGACACCGACGCTCTGGACGACGTGCGAGCTGCCTTCGGCAAGCGAGTCATCACCCGAGTTGCGGCCCCGTCCATCGTCGTGGACGCGATCAATCGCGTCTACGAGCGTCAAGATACCAGCAGTGAGCTGGAGAGTGACGAGGACATCCGCGACGACGACGAAGTGGACATCCTCGAGTCCGACGAAGACGCGCCCATCATCCGCTGGGTGAACGGCTTGTTCTTCGCGGCAGTGAAGGAGCGAGCCAGCGACATCCACATCGAACCGGAAGAGAAGGAAGTCGTCGTTCGTTTCCGGATCGATGGTCAGCTGTACGTTGCTCGTCGCGCAAGTCGACAGTTCCTCTCCAGCGTCGTGGCGCGCGTGAAGATCATGGCCGGCCTCAACATCGCGGAGAAGCGCTTGCCACAAGATGGGCGCATCTCCCTGCGCATCGCAGGTCGCAGCATCGACGTTCGTGTCTCCTCCATCCCCACGAGTCGGGACTACGAACGCATCGTCATGCGCTTGCTGCATAAGACGAACATCTTGCTCGACTTGAACGAGTTGGGGTTCTCGGAGCGTGACTACCACGTGATGAGTGCCCTGATCCGGCGGCCGAACGGCATCATTCTGGTCACGGGCCCGACGGGTAGCGGCAAGACGACCACGCTCTACGCCTGCCTCAACAAGATCAACCGACCGAACATCAACATCCTGACCGCCGAAGATCCCGTCGAGTACGAGATTCAAGGCATTCACCAGCTGCCCGTTCAGCCCAAGATTGGCCTTTCCTTCGCCAGCGCCTTGCGCGCCTTTTTGCGCCAGGACCCCGACGTGATCATGGTCGGCGAGATTCGCGATCGCGAAACCGCCGAAATCGCCATTCACGCCTCGATGACGGGTCACTTGGTGCTGAGCACGATCCACACCAACGATGCGGCCGGCGCAGTCACGCGCCTGGTGGAGATGGAGGTCGAGCCCTTCCTCGTCCGTTCCACCGTGATCGGCATCCTGGCCCAGCGCCTGGTGCGCCTGCTGTGCACGAACTGCCGTGAGCCCTACGAGGCGTCGGATTTCGAGCTGCGCCAGTTGGGAATCGACCCGGAGCGCACGCGTTGGCGAGACGCGCGCCCGCTGTCGAGCCGCTACGAAGTGCACGGTGTGCCCTACGTGCCTGTGGGCTGGCGCGGACCTGGCATGCCCACGGTCTACCGCGCCAAGGGTTGTGACAAGTGCGAGGGCAAGGGCTTCACCGGGCGCGCGGGGATCTACGAACTCCTGGTGATGGACGATGTCGTCGGTAGCTTGGTGCTGAAGAACGCCGACGCCCAGACCATCAAGCGCGCCGCGCAAGGTACGGGCATGGATTCCCTGCGTGACGACGGCGCTCGCAAGGTGCTGCAAGGTGTGACGACCGTGGAGGAGGTCGTGGCTGCCACTCAAGAAGACATCATCATCGACGAGTGA
- the gspF gene encoding type II secretion system inner membrane protein GspF: MAVYEYKGIQIESGKPAKGFRDADNVKALRAALRREGILLTLATEDSARKAKKKRDIDLLAIFRRVSTADIAVMTRQLATLVRAGVPLLDSIHALTEQVEKESLVRILSTVRESLNEGKSFAKSLEAHSKVFPPLYVNMVAAGEESGTLETVLERLADFMEGQARLKGKVFGALAYPVLMTLIGTVLVSFLMIAVVPKVTSIFDNLGQALPWYTSVLIFVSDVLSGYWWLLLIVGVIAFFTFRRWKRTPEGKLRWDGMSLRWPVFGRLNQLVAVSRFSRTLATLLASGVPLLKAMEIGRNVLGNAKLEGVVTEAIGSIREGESIAEPLKRSGQFPPMVTHMIAVGERSGQLESMLENVARAYESDVETRVAALTSLLEPLMIVILGGIVGFIAMAILMPLIQMNQMVQ; encoded by the coding sequence ATGGCAGTCTACGAATACAAAGGCATTCAGATCGAAAGCGGAAAGCCCGCCAAGGGCTTTCGGGATGCCGACAACGTGAAGGCCCTGCGCGCGGCGCTGCGACGTGAGGGCATCTTGCTCACGCTGGCGACTGAAGACAGCGCGCGCAAGGCCAAGAAGAAGCGCGACATCGATCTGTTGGCGATCTTTCGCCGCGTGAGCACCGCTGACATCGCGGTGATGACGCGGCAGCTTGCGACCCTGGTGCGCGCCGGCGTGCCGCTACTCGATTCCATCCACGCGCTCACGGAGCAAGTGGAGAAGGAGTCCTTGGTTCGCATCCTGAGCACCGTGCGGGAAAGCCTCAACGAGGGTAAGAGCTTCGCCAAGAGCCTGGAGGCTCACTCCAAGGTGTTCCCGCCGCTCTACGTCAACATGGTAGCGGCGGGGGAGGAGAGCGGCACGCTGGAAACCGTGCTGGAACGCTTGGCGGACTTCATGGAGGGTCAAGCGCGGCTCAAGGGCAAGGTTTTCGGTGCGTTGGCCTACCCGGTGCTGATGACCCTGATTGGTACGGTGCTCGTCAGCTTTCTGATGATCGCCGTCGTGCCGAAGGTGACCAGCATCTTCGACAACCTTGGACAGGCGCTGCCTTGGTACACGTCGGTCCTGATCTTCGTGTCGGACGTGCTGTCGGGATACTGGTGGCTGCTGCTCATCGTCGGCGTGATCGCCTTCTTCACCTTTCGCCGTTGGAAGCGCACGCCCGAAGGCAAGCTGCGCTGGGACGGGATGAGCCTGCGCTGGCCAGTCTTTGGGCGCTTGAATCAACTGGTCGCGGTTTCGCGCTTCTCGCGCACCTTGGCCACGCTGCTCGCGAGCGGCGTGCCCCTGCTGAAAGCGATGGAAATCGGCCGAAACGTGCTCGGTAACGCCAAGCTCGAGGGCGTGGTCACCGAGGCGATCGGGTCCATCCGCGAAGGCGAGAGCATCGCGGAACCCCTCAAGCGCAGCGGGCAGTTTCCCCCGATGGTCACACACATGATCGCCGTGGGGGAGCGGAGTGGGCAGCTCGAGTCCATGTTGGAGAACGTGGCCCGGGCCTACGAGTCCGACGTGGAGACTCGCGTGGCGGCGCTGACCAGCCTGTTGGAGCCGCTGATGATCGTCATTCTCGGCGGTATCGTCGGCTTCATTGCCATGGCGATTCTGATGCCGCTGATCCAGATGAACCAGATGGTGCAATGA
- a CDS encoding type II secretion system protein GspG — protein sequence MMILRRRRAGDRRIFFPWEGRGGLARALRMGRLRPFVLAAVVVGFVVMVGVRERERAGIRQTRATILSVRGAVDSYMALTDGGCPESLEQALQTASFQGSATDAWGRPLRLRCPGGLSGEAYDLMSDGPDGKPGGLDRIR from the coding sequence ATGATGATCCTGCGACGCAGACGGGCGGGCGACCGGCGCATCTTCTTCCCTTGGGAAGGGCGCGGCGGTCTCGCGCGCGCCCTGCGCATGGGGCGTCTGCGTCCTTTCGTCCTGGCTGCCGTGGTGGTGGGCTTCGTCGTGATGGTGGGGGTTCGCGAACGCGAGCGCGCAGGGATCCGTCAGACTCGCGCGACGATCCTGAGCGTGCGTGGCGCGGTCGACAGCTACATGGCACTCACCGACGGGGGCTGCCCGGAGAGCCTGGAGCAGGCGCTGCAGACCGCGTCATTTCAAGGCAGTGCCACGGATGCCTGGGGACGTCCCCTGCGCCTCAGGTGTCCAGGCGGTCTCAGTGGGGAAGCCTACGATCTCATGAGCGATGGGCCCGACGGGAAACCGGGCGGGCTCGATCGCATTCGCTAA
- a CDS encoding type II secretion system protein: MKAITNRKLRRIRRLARGVTLVEVLIVVAIIAMIAGGVTVFALPKYREAQKTTAETGARVIRQAVQGWQATNNESSCPTISQLVQEKQLDPGANTNDPWGTAYALNCTEDDVIVISAGPDKKKGTKDDIRVPKGSSEAVEE; encoded by the coding sequence ATGAAAGCAATCACGAATCGAAAGCTACGCCGAATTCGCCGCCTCGCTCGCGGCGTGACCTTGGTCGAGGTGCTCATCGTCGTGGCCATCATCGCGATGATCGCGGGTGGCGTGACGGTGTTTGCCCTTCCCAAGTATCGCGAGGCCCAAAAGACCACGGCGGAAACCGGTGCTCGAGTGATTCGGCAGGCCGTGCAGGGCTGGCAGGCCACGAACAACGAGAGCAGCTGTCCCACCATCAGTCAGCTGGTTCAGGAAAAGCAGCTGGATCCCGGAGCCAACACCAACGACCCCTGGGGCACTGCCTACGCTTTGAACTGCACCGAGGACGACGTGATCGTCATCTCTGCGGGGCCCGACAAGAAGAAGGGCACCAAGGACGACATTCGTGTGCCCAAGGGCAGCAGCGAAGCGGTCGAGGAGTAG
- a CDS encoding prepilin-type N-terminal cleavage/methylation domain-containing protein: protein MTSVPSSIALKRAPERGMTLVEVLVVVALIAVMSGAVVMGSGALRGSRQRAAATLIVSGVRLGLTRANTTGRPVRMVFDLEEDRVHLEESSGRVMLREKEETSTGGGAEAATEAEKASRAEADRILKGPQAPRAEFSPVKQFGFDGDEGQGRELGSGIEFAEVQTEHDEIPRREGRAYLYFFPGGGTERAAVQIRQKGEKEGLTVLISPLTGRARIQRGAVSLEEPRMDEAFGEREE, encoded by the coding sequence ATGACTTCCGTCCCGTCCTCCATCGCGCTGAAGCGCGCACCCGAGCGAGGCATGACCCTCGTAGAGGTGCTCGTGGTCGTTGCGTTGATCGCGGTGATGTCGGGCGCGGTGGTCATGGGGTCTGGCGCGTTGCGTGGCAGCCGGCAGCGCGCCGCCGCGACGCTGATCGTATCCGGAGTTCGCTTGGGGCTCACCCGCGCCAACACCACGGGGCGACCCGTGCGCATGGTGTTCGACTTGGAGGAAGATCGCGTGCACCTGGAGGAGAGCTCCGGTCGCGTGATGCTGCGCGAAAAGGAGGAGACCAGCACGGGTGGTGGCGCCGAAGCGGCAACCGAGGCGGAGAAGGCCAGCCGCGCCGAGGCGGACCGCATATTGAAAGGACCTCAGGCGCCCCGGGCGGAGTTTTCACCCGTGAAGCAGTTCGGTTTCGATGGCGACGAGGGGCAGGGTCGGGAGCTTGGTTCCGGGATCGAGTTCGCCGAGGTGCAGACCGAGCACGACGAGATCCCGCGGCGCGAAGGTCGCGCCTACCTCTACTTCTTTCCCGGCGGCGGCACCGAACGAGCAGCGGTGCAGATCCGACAGAAGGGCGAGAAGGAAGGACTGACCGTGCTGATCAGCCCGCTCACGGGGCGGGCGCGCATTCAGCGCGGCGCGGTGTCGCTGGAAGAGCCGCGCATGGACGAAGCCTTTGGGGAGCGCGAAGAATGA
- a CDS encoding type II secretion system protein — translation MKRRAGASRGFTLLEVLVAISILGLGLTVILSSQVGLFSSAQRAQNISVATGLARCKMAEAELELTQQGYPLVDQNDEGRCCDDEDVKGFRCKWKIETVKLPEPKGLSDIGGDGGLDDQSGLGTLGALQSVQSNGAAALTGDGGISGLSGLLSSAAGGGTQGMAPLVMGMVYPDLKPMLEASIRKVSVSVLWKEGSRERDFSITMYVTNPQQGGLDPNAAKGLDELGEKLQP, via the coding sequence ATGAAGCGGCGCGCCGGAGCTTCACGTGGCTTCACCCTGCTCGAGGTGCTCGTCGCGATCTCCATCCTCGGCCTCGGCCTGACGGTGATCCTCTCCTCCCAGGTCGGGCTATTTTCCAGTGCCCAGCGAGCGCAGAACATCAGCGTCGCAACCGGACTCGCCCGCTGCAAGATGGCCGAGGCGGAGTTGGAATTGACACAGCAAGGCTACCCCTTGGTCGACCAGAACGACGAAGGACGCTGCTGCGACGACGAAGACGTAAAAGGCTTTCGCTGCAAATGGAAGATCGAGACCGTGAAGCTGCCCGAGCCCAAGGGGCTCTCGGACATCGGCGGTGACGGAGGGCTCGACGACCAGAGCGGCCTGGGAACCCTCGGCGCGCTGCAGAGCGTGCAGAGCAACGGCGCCGCAGCGCTGACGGGAGACGGCGGGATTTCCGGGCTCTCGGGCCTGCTGTCGTCCGCGGCGGGCGGCGGCACCCAAGGCATGGCGCCCTTGGTGATGGGCATGGTCTACCCGGACCTCAAGCCCATGCTCGAGGCGAGCATCCGCAAAGTGAGCGTGTCGGTGCTGTGGAAAGAGGGCTCTCGAGAGCGCGACTTCAGCATCACGATGTACGTCACCAATCCTCAACAGGGCGGGCTCGACCCCAACGCCGCCAAGGGCCTCGATGAGCTGGGGGAGAAGTTGCAGCCATGA
- a CDS encoding type II secretion system protein GspJ, translating to MSRASRSRGFTLVELLVAISILAMISILIYSTFAGMKRSKEGLERVNDRYREGRLAMSRISRELSSAFVSLHLPIDQALAPNRTAFIGKTGSPADRVDFTAFAHLRMDRNAHESDQAEIGYFGLPDPKRDGSTDLVRRLSTTIDGDPARGGRIEVLATDIDLFDLQYLDPLTGQWVETWDTSQAVGQKDRLPLQVRVILVMNGGNRSAAGRGMQPVRFTMKVAMPMQRALTFATQ from the coding sequence ATGAGCCGCGCGTCTCGCTCTCGCGGTTTCACCTTGGTGGAACTCTTGGTGGCCATCTCCATCTTGGCGATGATCTCGATCCTGATCTACTCGACCTTCGCCGGCATGAAGCGCAGCAAGGAGGGCCTCGAGCGCGTGAACGACCGCTACCGTGAGGGACGCTTGGCGATGTCCCGCATCTCCCGGGAGCTGTCGAGCGCCTTCGTCTCGTTGCACCTTCCCATCGATCAGGCGCTGGCGCCGAATCGTACGGCGTTCATCGGCAAGACCGGTTCGCCGGCGGACCGCGTGGACTTCACCGCCTTTGCGCACTTGCGTATGGATCGCAATGCGCACGAGTCGGATCAGGCCGAAATCGGCTACTTTGGCCTGCCTGACCCCAAGCGGGACGGCAGCACGGATCTCGTTCGTCGCCTGTCGACGACCATCGACGGCGACCCTGCTCGTGGCGGGCGCATCGAGGTCCTGGCAACGGACATCGACCTCTTCGACTTGCAGTACCTGGACCCGCTCACGGGGCAGTGGGTCGAGACTTGGGACACGTCCCAGGCCGTAGGCCAGAAGGACCGCCTGCCGCTGCAAGTTCGCGTCATCCTGGTGATGAACGGCGGCAACCGCAGCGCAGCCGGTCGCGGCATGCAGCCCGTGCGCTTCACCATGAAAGTCGCGATGCCCATGCAGCGCGCCCTCACCTTCGCTACCCAATGA
- a CDS encoding type II secretion system protein GspK: protein MALIMVLGALTILAVMLAEFQDETSAELGSALSHRDAVKAEYAAKSAVNLSRLLIAAEPTIRKALAPLFLLMKQGPPQIPVWEFADRVLGAFNDEAGGEAFKALAGVDIQEGEHLGFDGAGFEVRVIDEDSKINLNVAARGDAFSQARLAQQLIGLLSGPQYDPLFENRDSDGQFSDRQAICSAIVDWSDPDQDAYVCDPHSGTAQQAGAEDSFYQLLKKPYPRKNAAFDSLEELHLVRGVGDDFWSTFIDPDPDTPDKRVVTVWGQGKINVNTANGQTILAVICGAATPGTPLCTDPAEAAKFLTAMTMVKGFTAGAPLFGSTKVFLNTLKGKGMVGKMLETLQLKPVTLLSESELAKAITTESKVFSIYATGVVKVGKRETRVRVHSVVDFRGAPAISQSGGLGSLLSTLSPNGGGSTPASGEDAAANSALPEGATESAIASAFQPGPGGTVIYYRID, encoded by the coding sequence GTGGCGCTGATCATGGTGCTCGGGGCGCTGACGATCCTGGCCGTCATGTTGGCGGAGTTCCAGGACGAGACCAGTGCCGAACTGGGCAGCGCGCTGTCCCATCGCGACGCGGTCAAGGCGGAGTACGCGGCCAAGAGCGCGGTGAACTTGTCGCGGCTGCTGATTGCCGCAGAGCCTACGATCCGCAAAGCGCTGGCACCGCTGTTCCTGTTGATGAAACAGGGGCCGCCGCAGATCCCGGTCTGGGAGTTCGCGGACCGCGTGCTCGGCGCCTTCAACGACGAGGCCGGGGGGGAAGCCTTCAAGGCCCTTGCCGGCGTCGACATTCAAGAAGGCGAGCACCTGGGCTTCGACGGCGCGGGCTTCGAGGTCCGCGTCATCGACGAGGACTCGAAGATCAACCTGAACGTCGCTGCCCGCGGCGATGCCTTCAGCCAAGCGCGCCTGGCGCAGCAGCTCATCGGCTTGCTTTCAGGGCCGCAGTACGATCCCTTGTTCGAGAACCGCGACTCGGACGGACAGTTCTCGGATCGGCAGGCCATCTGTTCCGCCATCGTGGATTGGTCGGATCCCGACCAGGACGCTTACGTTTGCGATCCCCACTCGGGCACGGCTCAACAGGCGGGCGCCGAGGACTCCTTCTATCAACTGTTGAAGAAGCCGTATCCGCGGAAGAACGCGGCCTTCGACAGCCTGGAAGAGCTGCACCTGGTGCGCGGCGTCGGCGACGACTTCTGGTCCACCTTCATCGATCCGGACCCTGATACACCGGACAAGCGCGTGGTCACGGTGTGGGGTCAAGGCAAGATCAACGTCAATACCGCCAACGGCCAGACGATCCTGGCGGTGATTTGCGGCGCGGCAACACCCGGGACTCCGCTTTGCACCGATCCGGCCGAGGCGGCGAAGTTCCTCACCGCCATGACCATGGTGAAGGGCTTTACCGCGGGCGCACCACTGTTCGGCAGCACCAAGGTCTTCCTGAACACGCTCAAAGGCAAGGGCATGGTCGGCAAAATGCTGGAGACGTTGCAGCTGAAGCCAGTGACCCTACTCAGTGAGTCCGAGCTGGCCAAGGCCATCACCACCGAGAGCAAAGTGTTCAGCATCTACGCCACAGGCGTGGTGAAGGTCGGCAAGCGTGAGACGCGCGTGCGCGTGCATAGCGTGGTGGACTTCCGCGGAGCGCCGGCCATCAGTCAATCCGGCGGGCTCGGCAGCCTGCTCTCGACCCTGAGCCCCAACGGTGGCGGGTCCACGCCTGCTTCGGGAGAGGACGCTGCGGCCAACAGCGCCTTGCCGGAAGGGGCGACGGAATCCGCCATCGCCTCCGCATTTCAGCCCGGGCCTGGCGGCACGGTCATCTACTATCGCATCGACTAG